One genomic window of Paramormyrops kingsleyae isolate MSU_618 chromosome 22, PKINGS_0.4, whole genome shotgun sequence includes the following:
- the LOC111843223 gene encoding fas-binding factor 1 homolog codes for MTLKQKKGLKGSIDDVLGDLLGDHDSPIRTQPAFRVAGRSGVLTSRSGKRSLLDDDFFSKLAEEVGDEEASDVSEADPAALLENIKDMDEMDADLFAPKKKPSSAPPLATAKASGAGGTKQNPARLVEGGALEPRHVIDSPNADAKKPGSAPAAATHSYKRFTFTASDEEDVLVPSPDKKDAGDPLADLLDDIKETKMAVSDAVPEQRGLPVSESPVGKARETASWSRGPGKQNELTFDEDEDDLMDALGFGESPKGKEGILPHKRLSEPPQPVPTRLDEILGRGTSPRLLERPPTGEKKEVHMEKPAIATDSAFGDGDFTFGSYQPTVVSTPESRQSQRQSVRFSAEQTGSRSPEGKPRSPVAGSPSAKRHSKPAASRPTIQHDSQMLEGKPKLAPPLRSRPSNPAADWLGLSQDPEEEEEDPEAQGGRGAPPATGASQGSEHPASEGEPPLPDAPASEEAKDWLAGALTRKKNLAAVKAAVPRHPRGGGDEEDLDSLLTSKPRSPPAPRRKEDDAVPTKDSSSSLPWETSSTQDTPPRQSSPVKEGLPKPVPPEIIGGNSTPIELLQSPLQGAGGALQRKGTEQQAGELSLQTHLIQLEGQVRSLQLERDQLKMLLESVRQRHGEDTELMEAAHRSRVKMLEESAAEREVRMRQESEGLAERLVSVTRLAEREQAELQAQYQRRLAQNQQERDREVERLRELQRRSILEMKKDHEEQVQRLKQLKEEEIDAVTSATSQTRSLTVVIDQMEQFSRRLGELSSRVESTHEHTAQGLEQGARQRDQQLRVLQERLDQQQSHMVEERARLKEVIDKMGMQLAEQQRQLEKERWRVSAEQAKAESAQRGLEEERRTLMQRLSMEREELERAKSTLLEEQQAVMQRCSEERRRLAAEWAQLHAQEKLQQERGAREASRALERDAQREGAIISMAQEHADLKLRAGELRLREEMAAKERAELEREKEKLSTAALHLKTRAQEVEAFSKLASDRYEEGERAVQEARRVEEQHHTRLSSIRSQVERLRSQEQLLNQGRKHIAEQRQEVEHVRRGLPVSPQLPAAPIVTDVSPALGLPPSTLPPQSTALLTPTAAPGLHLKLALLRHTAEKDRDFLLDEQFFLETLKKAPHHSAFHTAC; via the exons ATG ACTTTAAAACAGAAGAAAGGACTGAAAG GCTCCATCGATGATGTACTGGGTGATCTGTTGGGGGACCATG ACTCGCCGATTAGGACTCAGCCCGCGTTTCGTGTCGCTGGAAGGAGCGGCGTCCTGACGTCCCGTAGTGGGAAACg GTCATTACTGGATGATGACTTCTTCAGTAAGCTGGCTGAGGAGGTCGGCGACGAAGAG GCTTCTGATGTGTCGGAGGCTGATCCAGCAGCCCTGCTGGAGAACATTAAG GACATGGATGAGATGGATGCCGACCTCTTCGCGCCAAAAAAGAAGCCGAGCTCCGCTCCCCCACTGGCTACCGCTAAGGCTTCAGGGGCGGGAGGAACTAAACAAAACCCAGCCCGTTTGGTGGAGGGTGGAGCACTGGAGCCGCGACATGTGATTG ACTCTCCCAACGCCGATGCCAAAAAGCCCGGCTCCGCCCCAGCTGCCGCCACGCACAGCTATAAGAGATTCACCTTCACCG CGTCAGATGAGGAGGATGTTTTAGTTCCATCTCCAGACAAAAAAG ACGCGGGTGACCCACTGGCCGATCTCCTGGACGATATAAAGGAAACAAAGATGGCCGTCAGCGATGCCGTTCCTGAGCAGAGAGGTCTGCCTGTATCCGAGTCCCCCGTCGGTAAGGCGAGAGAGACGG CGTCATGGAGCAGAGGTCCCGGAAAGCAGAACGAGCTGACATTCGATGAGGACGAGGATGACCTGATGGACGCGCTGGGCTTTGGAGAGAGTCCAAAGGGGAAGGAGGGAATtctcccccacaagaggctgaG TGAGCCCCCACAGCCGGTACCAACCAGGCTGGATGAGATTCTGGGCCGGGGGACATCTCCACGCCTGCTTGAGCGCCCCCCTACTGGCGAGAAGAAGGAAGTACATATGGAGAAGCCAGCAATTGCCACAG ACTCTGCCTTCGGGGACGGTGACTTCACGTTTGGCTCCTACCAGCCCACTGTGGTCTCCACACCAGAGAGCCGGCAGTCACAAAGGCAGTCAGTCAG GTTTTCAGCAGAGCAGACTGGCAGCCGGTCGCCAGAGGGGAAGCCCAGGTCCCCCGTCGCCGGCTCTCCCTCTGCTAAGCGCCACAGCAAGCCGGCAGCCAGTAGGCCAACGATTCAGCACGACAGCCAAATGCTGGAGGGGAAACCGAAACTGGCCCCTCCCCTTCGTTCACGCCCCAGTAACCCCGCGGCTGATTGGCTAGGCCTCAGCCAGGATccggaggaagaggaggaggatcCAGAGGCGCAGGGTGGCCGGGGAGCCCCACCAGCCACGGGAGCCTCGCAGGGGAGTGAGCATCCTGCGTCTGAAGGGGAGCCTCCGCTACCAGACGCTCCTGCTAGCGAGGAGGCGAAAGACTGGCTGGCAGGAGCACTGACCCGGAAGAAGAATCTCGCAGCCGTGAAGGCGGCCGTGCCCCGACATCCTCGCGGTGGCGGCGATGAGGAGGACCTGGACTCCCTCCTCAC GAGTAAACCCAGGTCACCACCAGCTCCTAGGAGGAAAGAAGACGACGCTGTACCTACCAAGGATTCGAG TTCCTCGTTGCCGTGGGAGACCTCAAGCACGCAAGACACTCCACCTCGTCAGTCAAGTCCGGTGAAGGAGGGCCTACCCAAACCTG TGCCACCAGAGATAATAGGGGGGAACAGTACACCCATTGAG tTGCTGCAGTCCCCActgcagggggcagggggcgccttgcaGAGGAAGGGAACGGAGCAGCAGGCGGGGGAGCTGTCCCTGCAGACCCACTTGATCCAGCTAGAAGGCCAG gTGCGGAGCCTGCAGCTGGAACGCGACCAGCTGAAGATGCTGCTGGAGAGTGTGCGGCAGAGGCACGGTGAGGACACCGAGCTCATGGAAGCGGCTCACAGGTCCAGGGTGAAGATGCTGGAGGAGTCGGCGGCCGAGAGGGAGGTGCGGATGCGGCAGGAGAGCGAGGGCCTGGCGGAGCGCCTGGTCAGCGTCACCCGGCTGGCGGAGCGGGAGCAGGCCGAGCTGCAGGCGCAGTACCAGCGCCGGCTGGCCCAGAACCAGCAGGAGCGCGACCGCGAGGTGGAGCGGCTCCGGGAACTGCAGCG GAGATCCATCCTGGAGATGAAGAAGGACCATGAGGAGCAGGTGCAGAGGCTGAAGCAACTGAAGGAGGAGGAGATCGACGCTGTGACCAGCGCGACATCTCAGACCAG GTCCCTGACAGTGGTGATCGATCAGATGGAGCAGTTCTCCCGGCGGCTGGGTGAGCTGTCCTCGCGTGTGGAGAGCACGCATGAGCACACGGCACAGGGCCTGGAGCAGGGCGCGCGGCAGAGGGACCAGCAGCTCCGAG TGCTGCAGGAACGGCTGGACCAGCAGCAGAGCCACATGGTTGAGGAACGTGCGCGGCTGAAGGAGGTCATCGACAAGATGGGCATGCAGCTAGCGGAGCAGCAGAGGCAGCTGgaaaag GAGCGGTGGAGGGTGTCGGCGGAACAGGCCAAGGCAGAATCAGCCCAGAGGGGGCTGGAGGAGGAGAGGCGGACCTTAATGCAGCGCCTCTCCATGGAGAGGGAGGAGCTGGAAAGAGCAAAG AGCACCCTGCTAGAGGAGCAGCAGGCAGTGATGCAGCGCTGTTCGGAAGAGCGGCGGAGGCTGGCAGCCGAGTGGGCGCAGCTGCACGCGCaggagaagctgcagcaggagcGTGGGGCGCGGGAAGCCAGCCGGGCCCTGGAGAGGGACGCCCAGCGCGAGGGCGCCATCATCAGCATGGCCCAG GAGCACGCCGACCTGAAGCTACGTGCAGGAGAGTTGCGGCTTCGTGAGGAGATGGCGGCCAAGGAGAGGGCGGAGctggagagggagaaggagaagCTGAGCACAGCCGCCCTGCACCTCAAGACACGGGCTCAGGAGGTGGAGGCCTTCAGCAAG CTGGCCTCAGACAGGTacgaggagggagagagagctgTGCAGGAGGCGCGGCGGGTGGAGGagcagcaccacacccgcctgAGCAGCATCCGCAGCCAGGTGGAGCGGCTGCGTAGCCAGGAGCAACTCCTGAACCAG GGACGGAAGCACATAGCAGAACAGCGCCAGGAGGTGGAGCACGTGAGGCGGGGGCTCCCCGTCAGCCCCCAGCTTCCTGCCGCCCCCATCGTCACAG ATGTGTCTCCAGCGCTGGGTCTGCCTCCCTCCACATTACCCCCCCAGTCTACAGCCCTCCTGACCCCGACGGCAGCTCCTGGGCTTCACCTGAAACTCGCTCTCCTCAGGCACACGGCGGAAAAG GACCGGGACTTCCTGCTGGATGAGCAGTTCTTCCTGGAGACGCTGAAGAAAGCGCCTCATCATTCTGCCTTTCACACGGCCTGCTGA